The Chroicocephalus ridibundus chromosome 2, bChrRid1.1, whole genome shotgun sequence genome includes a region encoding these proteins:
- the LRRC14 gene encoding leucine-rich repeat-containing protein 14 has protein sequence MHSLLFLCARRLVSHRPATRRALDLVPPQLFPVLFRAAFLDERTLALRDLVGTWPFPVLSFRRLLGHRRRRRHRSLGEKATKLCVQAVILAVVAHLRRALEEPSRDGSENRCRLRVLDMTGLHDDDTDRGPEWMSLWSGTVALAKACLEVSKHQNECLKRSSKRHKGPSGLSAAPQPFGVEVRADLFVNATSFGVLRDALRTAGLFRLKCRDFHAEELSVAGTVSLLESLEPAGVRRVDLRFNNLGLPGLCVVLPHLARFADLLSLKLPYSNVNVRRWTAGTEAGLRCLAAQLGRLPRLKELNLGSSRLSGKLRQLLGDLQAPLESLELAFCYLLPGDLAFLSQSFHAPALKKLDLSGHDFSENLLQPLQHLLEETSASLLHLDLMECRLTDACLESLLPALCRCSRLRCLGLFGNPLSTPGLKTLLRKTLLLPDLRLVVYPYPVDCYNLEPPRPPSAWLFQDALDEERFAAVAAELGRMLTSSGRADAVWTASLCRHGALDYFAL, from the exons ATGcactccctcctcttcctctgcgcCCGCCGCTTGGTGAGCCACCGTCCCGCCACCCGCCGGGCCTTGGACCTcgtccccccccagctctttcCCGTCCTTTTCCGAGCCGCCTTCCTGGACGAACGGACGTTGGCGTTGCGGGACCTGGTGGGGACCTGGCCTTTCCCCGTCCTCAGTTTCCGACGGCTTTtgggccaccgccgccgccgtcgtCACCGTTCCCTCGGAGAGAAAGCCACCAAGTTGTGCGTCCAGGCTGTCATCCTCGCCGTGGTGGCGCATCTCCGCCGGGCGTTGGAGGAACCTTCTCGGGATGGGAG CGAAAACCGGTGCCGCCTGCGGGTGCTGGACATGACGGGACTCCATGATGATGACACCGACCGTGGTCCGGAGTGGATGAGCCTTTGGTCCGGCACGGTGGCGTTGGCCAAAGCCTGCCTCGAGGTCTCCAAACACCAAAACGAATGCCTGAAACGTTCCTCCAAGCGGCATAAAGGTCCTTCCGGCCTTTCGGCCGCCCCGCAACCCTTCGGCGTGGAGGTCCGCGCCGATCTCTTCGTCAACGCCACCTCCTTCGGCGTCCTACGGGACGCCTTGCGAACCGCCGGCCTTTTCCGCCTCAAATGCCGGGATTTCCACGCCGAGGAACTTTCCGTCGCCGGCACCGTGAGTTTATTGGAATCGCTGGAACCCGCCGGCGTGCGACGGGTGGATCTTCGCTTCAACAACTTGGGCTTGCCGGGGCTCTGCGTCGTTCTGCCCCACCTCGCCAGGTTCGCCGACCTCCTCAGCCTCAAGTTGCCCTACAGCAACGTCAACGTGCGGCGATGGACGGCGGGGACGGAAGCCGGCCTCCGGTGCCTCGCCGCCCAGCTGGGAAGGCTGCCCCGCCTCAAGGAGCTCAATTTGGGATCTTCCAGGCTttcggggaaactgaggcaactTCTGGG AGACCTGCAGGCTCCCCTGGAAAGCTTGGAGTTGGCCTTCTGCTATCTCCTTCCCGGCGACCTCGCCTTCCTTTCCCAAAGCTTCCACGCTCCGGCGCTGAAAAAATTGGATTTGAGCGGCCACGATTTCTCCGAGAACCTTCTCCAACCCCTCCAACATCTCCTGGAAGAGACTTCGGCTTCTCTCCTCCACCTGGATCTCATGGAATGCCGGCTGACGGACGCTTGTCTGGAATCTCTTCTGCCCGCCCTCTGCCGTTGCTCCCGTCTCCGATGCCTGGGACTTTTCGGCAACCCCCTTTCCACGCCGGGACTCAAGACCTTGTTACGGAAAACCCTCCTTCTTCCGGATTTACGCTTGGTCGTCTATCCTTATCCCGTGGATTGTTACAACCTGGAGCCGCCCCGGCCGCCTTCCGCTTGGCTTTTCCAGGACGCGTTGGACGAGGAACGTttcgccgccgtcgccgccgaaTTGGGCCGGATGCTGACGAGTTCCGGCAGAGCCGACGCCGTCTGGACCGCCAGCCTCTGCCGGCACGGTGCCCTCGACTACTTCGCCTTGTAG